In a genomic window of Cytobacillus sp. FSL H8-0458:
- a CDS encoding thiazole synthase: protein MLKIGPYEFNSRLLLGTGKYPNFDVQREAVEASETEVLTFAVRRMNIFEANQPNFLEKLDLKKYKLLPNTAGASTAEEAVRIARLSKASGLCDMVKVEVIGCSKTLLPDPIETIKAAEILLDEGFIVLPYTSDDVVLARKLEELGCHAVMPCASPIGSGQGIINPINLQFITEQATVPIIVDAGIGSPADAALAMELGADGVLLNTAVSSAVDPVKMAKAMKLAIEAGRLGYEAGRMPKKRYASASSPVEGMVFS, encoded by the coding sequence TTGTTGAAAATTGGACCCTATGAATTTAACTCACGGCTGCTGCTAGGAACAGGAAAATATCCAAACTTTGATGTGCAAAGAGAAGCTGTAGAAGCATCGGAAACAGAGGTGCTTACTTTTGCTGTACGCCGTATGAACATTTTTGAAGCGAACCAGCCCAACTTTTTGGAAAAGCTGGATTTAAAGAAATATAAATTACTTCCTAATACGGCAGGGGCGAGTACAGCGGAGGAGGCTGTCCGAATAGCAAGGCTATCCAAAGCTTCCGGGCTCTGCGACATGGTTAAGGTGGAGGTTATTGGATGCAGCAAAACACTTCTTCCTGATCCAATAGAAACGATAAAAGCAGCGGAAATCCTATTAGACGAGGGATTTATTGTTCTGCCCTATACTTCTGATGATGTCGTGCTTGCTCGGAAACTTGAAGAGCTAGGCTGCCATGCGGTTATGCCATGTGCTTCGCCAATTGGTTCAGGACAGGGAATCATTAATCCTATTAATCTTCAATTTATTACAGAGCAGGCTACTGTGCCGATTATTGTGGATGCTGGAATTGGGAGCCCGGCAGATGCGGCATTGGCAATGGAGCTGGGAGCAGATGGAGTGTTATTAAATACGGCTGTCTCCTCTGCTGTTGATCCTGTTAAAATGGCAAAAGCAATGAAACTCGCCATTGAAGCAGGAAGGCTGGGCTA
- the thiS gene encoding sulfur carrier protein ThiS: MNVVINGDAMVLPETVNSVSLLLEHFNLEQKVVIVELNQHILDKSTHAETLLTDGDRIEIVHFVGGG, encoded by the coding sequence ATGAATGTTGTCATTAATGGTGATGCTATGGTGCTGCCGGAAACAGTTAATTCTGTTTCACTTCTGCTCGAGCACTTTAATTTGGAACAGAAGGTAGTCATTGTCGAACTAAACCAGCATATTTTGGATAAATCCACGCATGCTGAAACCCTACTGACAGATGGGGATCGAATCGAAATAGTACACTTTGTGGGAGGCGGATGA